CACGGTGGGGTTTTCCCAGTCATCCTCCACAAAGCGCACATCGTGAAGTTTGCGGTCGATGCCGATAGCGTCCAGCGAACCGAGATAGAGGTCCTGAATGTCCGCCGGGCAGGGCTTCAGGAGCACCTGGTATTGATAATAATGCTGCAACCGGTTGGGGTTTTCCCCATAGCGCCCGTCGCCCGGACGGCGCGAGGGCTGCACATAGGCCGCGCGCCAGGGCTTCGGTCCCAGCGAGCGCAACGTGGTGGCTGGATGCAGCGTGCCGGCGCCCACCTCGATGTCATAGGGCTGCAGAATCGCGCAGCCCTGATCGGCCCAGTAGCGGTGCAGGGTGAGGATCAGGTCCTGAAACGAGGGCGCGTTGCGGGCGGTCATGGCGGGTCCGGACTGGGAAAGGGAGGCGGTTGCAAACAGGGCGCGACACTAGGCGTGCGCCGGGGCGTGATCAAGAACGCGGACCGGCTGTGCCGCCGCCATCCTCATCGCCTGGCCGGTCCTCCGGTTCGCCCTCCGGTTCGAGGCCGCGGCGCACCGCTTCGCGGGCGGCGTCTTCCGCGGCGGAATTGCGGGCGCGGGTGTTAGGTTGCAGGAGAAAATAGAGCGCTGCGGCGGCGATCAGCAGGAGCAGGGTCAGTCCGATCATCAATTCAAGCCTCCACCCCGACAGCGTCGGAGAGGCGCGCATAGCCGTCGCGTTTCAGGAGTGCGGCCAGACCATCGCGGATGCGCACCGCCAGGCCAGGTCCCTGATAGATGAGAGCTGTGTAGAGCTGGACCGCGCTGGCGCCGGCGCGGATCTTTTCGTAAGCGGCCTGCGCACTATCAATCCCGCCCACGCCGATAATGGGAAGCTCGCCGCCCACGCGCTGGTAGAAGGCGCGCACCAGTTCGGTTGAGCGCGCGCGCACCGGCGCGCCGGACAGGCCGCCGGTCTCGCTGCGGTGACGGCTTTTCAGCGTGTCGGGCCGCGCCAGCGTGGTGTTGGACACGATCAGGCCGGATACGCGGTGGCGCAGTGCGGCCTGCGCGATGACATCGATATCGGCAGGCTCCAGATCGGGCGCCACTTTCACGAAGACGGGCTCGGTCCAGCGCGTGTCATTGACCCGCTTCATCAGCTCGTCCAGCGCCTGCGCGCCCTGCAGATTGCGCAGGCCTGGCGTGTTGGGCGAGGAAATATTGAGGGTGAAGAAATCGGCCAGCCCCGATAGCGATTTCAGCAGGATCGCGTAGTCGGCGGCGCGGTCTTCAGAATCCTTGTTGGCGCCCAGATTGACGCCCACCACGCCGGGCTCGCCCTGGCGCGCTTCCAGCCGCGCCTTCACGGCGTCCAGGCCTTCATTGTTGAAGCCCATGCGGTTGATCACCGCCTTGTCTTCGCGCAGGCGGAACAGGCGCGGGGCGGGATTACCGGCCTGCGGACGCGGGGTGACGCCGCCCACTTCAACAAAGGCGAAACCGGCGTCCAGCAGCGCATCGGGCGCTTCGGCATTCTTGTCGAACCCGGCGGCCAGACCCACCGGATGGGCCAGCTCCATCCCCGCGATCGCCGTGGCCAGCACCGGATCAGCCGGCGTTCGCACCTGCGGGCCCAGACCCTGAATGAGGGCGTTTAGCGCCGCCCGGTGCGCCTGTTCGGGCGGCAATAGCGTCATCAGGCGGGCGGCGGCGTCGGCGATCATGGGCATAATTCCTGGGGCAGGCGCCAGCCATCATCGGTCCGGGTGATCAGATGCACGGCGCGCACGGCGCTGAAGGGCAGGGGGCCGTAAATATGCGGGAACAGCTCGCCGCCGCGTGACGCTTCCCATTTGAGGGTATCGCCCAGTGCGCCCGCATCGATCACCGCCACCGCCAAGCGGTTGGCGCCGGCGTAATGAGTCTCCAGCGTGCCGGCGAGCTGGTCGAGGCCGGAGCAATGGATGAAGCCGTCGGCGCGGTCATGGGCTTCGCCTTCATAGGCGCCGGACACGGACGCGGCGGCCAGAGCCGCCGGATCGGCGATGCGGTAAATCTCGAGTGTGTTCATGGACCCATGGCGGTACGGCGCCCGGCGCGTGCAGGCAAGGGGCAAGGCGCTGACGCGCCGCGCGTGCGCGCGCCCAGCTGGCTTGATTTTCGTCCGCCAGAACGCTTGGAAAAGGAAAATTATCCTGCTAATGAAGCATAGGGTTCTCCGGATGAGGGATCACATGCTCACTCATGCCCAGATCTGGCGCGGCGTGGACCGGCTGGCGCAGCGCGCCGGCCTCAGCGCCTCCGGGCTCGCGCGCCAGGCCGGGCTGGACCCGACCACGTTCAATCCCTCCAAGCGAATCAGCGCCGACGGGGCCAAGCCGCGCTGGCCCTCCACCGAAAGCATCGCCAAGGCGCTGGAGGCCTCACGCATCGGGTTTGAGGACTTCGCCGCGCTTGCCACCGGGGCCGCCAGCGGGCGGTCTGTACCACTGATCGGCTTCGCCCAGGCGGGCAGCCATGGCTATTTCGACGATGCCGGCTTTCCCGCCGGGACAGGCTGGGAAGAGGTGCGCTTTCCCGGCGTCGATGACGAAGACGCCTATGCGCTGGAAATCTCGGGCGACTCCATGGCGCCGGTCTATCGCGAGGGCGACCGCATCGTGGTGGCGCCCCATGCCCCGCCCCGGCGCGGCGACCGGGTGGTGGTCAAGACCCGCGCCGGCGAGGTGATGGCCAAGGAGCTGGGCCGGGTCACCAATCAGAGCGTTGAGTTGATCTCCCTGAACCCGGCCTATGACAACCGCCTCCTGAACCCGTCCGACATCGTGTGGATGGCGCGCATCGTCTGGGCCAGCCAGTAGCGGTCAGTCTGCGTACTGGAACACGTCCTCCAGCGGCTTGCCAAAGGTGCGCGCCACGCGGAACGCCACTTCCAGCGAGGGCGAGTAGCGCCCCTGTTCCATGGCGATCACGGTCTGGCGGGTGATCCCCACCGCCTCAGCGAGCTGGGCCTGGGTCATCTCGCCAGCGTGAAAGCGCTGTTCTCGAATGGTGTTGGAGATGCGGTTGGCGCCCTTGCCCATGGCGCTACACGCCCCGGCGGTAGTCGATGAGCTTGGAGACCGCCTTGACGATCTCGCCCAGTACGAGGCCCGCCAGGATCAGATTGAGGATCCAGAAATGCGCCGCCGCGATCATGGCGAGCCCCATGGCGCAGACGGCAAAGACCGCCATCACAAAGCCGCCGCGCTGGTCACCGCGCATCTCGATCAGCGTGTCGCGCTCGTCCTGACGCCCCGCCTCCTTGCGATTGAGCAGGGCGATCACGATGTGGCCGAATACCGTGATCGCCACCATGGCCGGGATCGAGGCGATCACCAGCCCGTTCGACATCAGCAGGGCGATATCGGTGTTGATCTCCGCACCCGAAGCCAGCGGTCCGCCGAACACCACCGCGAAATACACCCCGTACACCAGGGTGATCGCGCCCAGCATCACCAGGTTCGATTTTTCCAGAAACGTCATGTCTGCCTCCGTTGACAAAATGTCTGAAAAACCAGACATGACGCGATATGGAGGCAGGCGGCGGGGGATGTCAAGTTTCTCTTACTCGCCCGCCTCGATGCGAAACAACCCGTCGTCATATGTCTCGCCCGTGGTGAAGGCGGTCCAGTAGACCTCGTTGGCTTTCACGCCATTGTAGTAGAGGCGCAAACGCCCGGGCTGGACGAAGCCGCCCGGCGTGTTGGCATAGAAATCGGAGTAGATGCGCTCGTGCCAGCCGCGCGGGGTGTCGAAGCCGACGCGCACGATGGCGAAATCATCGTGGCGGATGGAGAAGATCGTCTCGCCGCCCGCCGGATCGTTGAGGCGCACCGTGTAGGCGGGTTGGGCGTCCACCAGATCATCGGGCAGGCGGTCAATGGTCCAGCCCTCGTCAAAGGCGTGGCGAATGGCGCCGAAGCCGAAATTGGACGCCCAGTCATCGGCCCCGGCCTCCACCGGGCCGTCCTGGTTGTAGGATTGCTCTCCGTCATAGGCGAGCTGGAACACGATTTCGCCCTCGCGATACGCCTCGATGCGCACGCGGCCGCTGGCCTGACGGGCGTCGGGTTTGTCGCTCGCATACACCCGCCACATCCGGTAGGGCTCGTAGCGCACAAAGTCGGCGCCCCCGCGCCAGAACAGGCCATACCCCTCCATGTAAAGCGAACCCGGATCGCGCCAGCCCTCGCCGCCGGCGGCTGCGTGGGCGCGCGCCATGATCTCGTCCCCGGTCAGGGCGTCAGGCTCAGTCGTTGTGGGCGGGGAGAGGGCCAGCGCCAGGCTGGCGAGGAAGGTGATCAGCATGGGTCTCTCCTTGAGGCGCCGGCAAGCGGCGGCGGACAAAACGCAGGCCATGGCTTGCGCACCGGAATGGTTCAAATGGTATACCAACTCACCAAGCCGTGGCGAGCCCGGCTGTCCGGTCACGCCCTGCGCCCTCCGGCGCCGGGGTCAGAATGAGGGTCTGAACCGATGAAGCTCCTGCGCGCCGCCACACTGACAGTCGCCGATCTGGACGCCGCCGAGGCGCGCTATCGCGATTATCTTGACTACACCACAGTGTCGCGCGGGGTGCTGGGCGCGGACCTGGCGGAGGCCTACGACGCGCCCGCGTCAGCTGACGCGCCATGCCTGGTCATGGCGCCGGCCTCGGGCGCGGAGATTTATCTGCGCCTGGTGCAGCAGGCGCCGGTGCCGGAATACAAGCCGCTGAGGACCTATGGCTGGAACTCCATCGAGATCTGCGTTCAGGATGTGCTCGCGGCCCATGAGCGCATCAAGCCCTCGCCGTTCGAGGTGATCGGCCCGCCGCGCGAGATCGAGGGTCTGCCGGCCATCTATCCCATGCAGATGAAAGGCCCGGACGGGGAGATCGTGTATCTCACCCAGATCCGCGATGATCTGCCGGCCTATGATCTGCCGCGCGCCACCGCGCCCATCGACCGCCTGTTCATTCTGGTGGTCGGTTGCTCGGATATGCACGCCGGCCTGAAATGGTTTGACGAGACGCTGGGATTCGAGACCGGCCGGGTGATGGAGATCGAATACCATATGCTCGCCGACGCCTTCGGGACGCCGAAGACCGAGTTGCACACCATCTCCACCGGCGTTCATGGCCGCGACGTGTTTCTGGAACTCGATCAATACCCGCCCGCCGCGACGGAGCGTCCCCGGCATGAGGGCATGCTGGTTCCCGGCTGCTGCGTGGGCAGCTTCCTCCACCCCGAGTTCGACTCAATCAAAGGCGACTGGGTCAGCCCGCCCAAAGTGCGCAAGGGCGCGCCCTATAACGGCAAACGCTCCGGCACGCTGCGCGGCCCGGACGGCCTGCTGGTGGAAGTGATCGAGCTTTAAGCCCCCTGCGGCCGCGCCACAAAGTTCAGCGCCAGGCCATTATTGCACCAGCGCTGGCCTGTGGGGCGGGGGCCGTCGTCGAAGACATGGCCCTGATGGCCGCCGCAGCGGGCGCAGTGATATTCGGTGCGCGGGGTCCACAGGCGGCGGTCCGGCTTGGTGTTGACCGCGTTTTCGAGCGGCGCCCAGAAGCTGGGCCAGCCAGTGCGGCTGTCATACTTCGTACGCGACGAAAACAAGGGCAGGGCGCAGCCGGCGCACACGAAAATTCCCTCGCGCGTCTCGTCGTCCAGCGGGCTGGAGCCGGCGCGCTCGGTGCCTTCCTGGCGCAGGATGCGGAACTGGTCGGGCGTCAGGCGAGCGCGCCAGTCGTCCTCGGTGAGGGCGGAGAAATCTTCGGCCTCCTCGCCCCAGGGCACGATGCCCGGATGGGCGAACAGATCGCTCTCGTCAAAGCGGGTACGCGCCAGCGCCGGGCCGGCGGCAGCGATTGCGAGCGCGGCGCCCAGAAACACACGGCGGGTGGTCAGCGTCATGACGCAAATCCTTATCTTGGATGCCTGACGCTCAATCTATCCCGCAAGGCCGGCGCGGCCAGTCACAAGCCAGCGAGCCGGGATCACCGTTTGCGCGAGCGCGGCGCCGGCTCGGGGTCCGGCTCAGGGTCGGTTTCGTCTTTGGGGTCCATGTTCGCCAGGAGATCGCGCCAGCGCCAGCCCGGGTCGCGTCCCGCCGCCGAAGGCCGGGACGACACGGCGTCGTCGCCTGAGGGGTCAGTCCCGGGGGACGCCTCGTCTGCGAGGTCATCGGACTTGTCGCCGCGCGGCGCGCGCTCAGTTTGCGCATCGTCATCCGTCTTGTCGCGGGCGGGACGCGGCGTCGCGGTGCGCGCGCGGCTCTCACCGGTGCGCCGGGCGCTGAGCGGGTCGGGGACTTCATTGGCGGGCAGATCGAGCGGCTTGCGCCCGCCGGCCACAGATCCCATGCGCAGGATGAAGTCGGACAACAGCTCGTAGTTCTGCCGGATTCGGGCCTGGAACTGGGCGTCGATCTCGCGCGCCTGGTCGCTGGCTTCAGCCGCTGTGCTGGTCAGGCGCTCCAGCCCTTCAGACAGGATGCGCTCAATGGCCTGCGCGCTTTCGCGGGCGGCGCCGGGCGCGGCTTCCAGCTTGCGGCGCAGATCAGCCAGCTCGGATTCGACGCGCTCGGTCTCGCGCTTGGACGCATCCAGCGTATCAGCCAGCTGGCGGCGCACGGCTTCTGAGGCGGACTCGGCGGCTTTGGCCGCGCGTTCGGTGAGGGTTTCCGCTTCCTGCAGACGGGCCTGGAAGGCGTCGTCGGAGCGGCGCGCCGCCTCGAACCCGGCTTCGCTGACGCGCTCCAGTGCGGCCTCGGCGGCCCCGGCCTGCGCTTCCAGGCTGGATCCGGCGCTTTCGGCAGCTTCACGGGCGGCTTCAGCCACCGCGCGCAAACGGTCCATGGCCTTTTCCTGAGCCTTGGCGGCGTCCGCGCTCTCCTTGCGAACCAGCTCGCCCAGCGATTCAGCGCGCTTGAGGGCGGCTTCCACGGCGGTCTGGAAGACCTGGCCGGACTTCTCGGCGGCGGCTTTGAGCGTGTCGGCGCCGCCGCGGGCGGTGCGGGTCATGGTTTCCAGCTCGGCCTTGTGGAAATCGAGCGAGGCGGCGATCTTTTCCTGCTCCTTGCGCAGCGCGTCGCTGGCTTCGCCCAGCCGGTCGCGATGCTTGAGATAGGCCGCCTCCAGCCCCTCGCTGCGCGCACGCAGCACGTCGGCGAAGTCCCGCAGCTCGGTGGAGCGCGCATCCAGCGACAGGGTGACCCGGTTGCTCGCGTCCTCCACGCTGTCGCCAGCCGATTTGAGGCGGTCGGCGCCCGACCGTATGCGCTTTTCGCTCTCGGCGGCGCGCGAATCGGCGAGCTCGGCGGCGGCGGCGACCATTTTGGACTGGTCCTGGATGGCGGCGGCGATGAGTGCGGCCTTGTCGTCCAGGCTTTCCGACACGTCTGACAGCTTCTCACGCTCCGCGCGCAGCGAGCGCACCAGCGCTTCGGCGCGTTCGCGCGCCTTGCCCGAACTGTCTTCCAGGCTGTCGGCGTGGTGGGTGATCACTTCTTCCATGGCGGCCAGGCGCGCGAGCGCGCTTTCCATGGTGGAATTGACCCGGTCGATCTGAACCGCGATGGCGTCGGCCAGGCGCGCGGTATCGGTTTCGGCATGGGTCAGGGGCGCAGCCAGGCGCGCCACCGCCAGGTCCAGCCGGCGGGCGCGCGCGCCGGAGCGGGCGACTTCACGGCCGAGCAAGCCCGCCAGAATGAACAACAGCGCGGGCGCCACGGCGAAGACCGACAGGCCGGCCAGCTGTGCGGCGGTCAGGCTGGCGAGGTCTGTGTATCCTGCGAGATACGCGCTGGCGCCGCCTGCCCATAAAAGGCCGAAGGCCAGTCCCAGGAAGGCGATCCAGCCGCCGCCGCGCGCTGGCGCTGCGAGTTCGGGCTCCACCGAGGGGGGCGCCGTCACGTCGCGGCGCGTGCGCACTGTATCCAGCACCCCGCCGCCGGGCAGGCTCGCCGCGTCGCTGATGTTCGCAGCGGTCGGTTCGGTTTTCGCGTCCCTGGCGGCCATGACGCCCCGTTTTTTCAAAGCCGTGCGCGGATGCGCGCCCACACGCGCGCTCATCGTCCCTGTACGGTCAGATGAGTGCAGCACTGTTTTAGGCGCTGAGAGCGGGGAGTTAAAGCACCGGAAGCGTCAGGGCTGCGCGCGTCTGCTCGCAATCGCGCGACACCTCGCTCCACACCGCGCCCGACGCGGTCTGTGAATAGCTCAGTTCGACCAGCGGGCGGGCGGTCTCGGGCTGTGCGCTGACATGGGCGGCAGGCTCGAAGCGGATTGGCGGGCAATCCTCTCGGTCGCGCTCATAGCCAATTCCCAGAATGGCCAGCAGCGCCGCTGCGAGGATATGGAGAAGCTCGATGAGCAATGACATGGACCGCCAGCCTTTCGTCGTAACGGTTATGCGCTCAGGGTCGCTCGCCTGACAAGCGCAAACACTCTGAAGTCGCCGTGAATTCTTGGTAAGAAAGTGCGCTTGAACTCACTAAAATCTTGCAGGGGCGCCGCTAAATCGCCAGCGTGCCTGCGTGAAACGGGTCAGGCCGGTTGCGGTCTCGATGCAGCAGGCGGTCAGGGCAAGGGGACACCATCATGAACGCACACACCGCGCCGGTGGCGGCGAAAGACCGGTTTGAAAGCCTGGATGTTCTGCGCGGCATCGCCGTGCTGGGGATATTGATGGTGAATGTTCAGGCGTTCATGATGTATTTTGGTGCCTATCCCTATCCGCCCGCCCACATGGATGTAACCGGCGCGAACGCGACGGCTTGGCTCGTCTCCCATGTGTTTTTCGAATTGAAATTTGTGACCCTGTTCTCGGCGATGTTCGGGGCGGGAATCATGCTGATGGTGGGCGACAGCCCGGACGCCTCGCGCAAAATCCATTTCTCGCGAATGCGCTGGCTGCTGGTGATCGGCCTCATCCATGGCTTTGTGTTCTGGTTTGGCGACATCCTTACCCCCTATGCGGTCTTCGGCATGATCGCCGTCCTTTTCCGCAAGATGAGCGTGACCAAGCTCCTGTTATGGGGCGGGCTTCTGGTGCTGGTGGGCACGCTGCTAATGGTTGGAAATTACTGGTCGATGTCAGCCTTGCCGGGCGGCCTTGAGCCAAGCCCCTTTGGGGTCGTTCCTGACGCAGACACGTTCGCCATGTTCAGCCAGGCGTATCAGGGCGGGTTCCTTGACAGCCGGATCGTCAACGCGATCGGTAATGCTGTCGGGCTGATCAGCCAGGTGACATTTTTTGGCCCGCGCATTCTGGGCATGATGCTTATCGGTATGGCGCTGTACAAGTCCGGCTTCCTGCTCGCGCGCTGGGCCGCGCCTGTCTATGGCGGGATCGCTCTGGTGTGCCTGGGCGCCGGCTTGCCCGCCCTGTGGTATGTCGCGGCGCCGGTTGCGGCCGCGGGCTTTCCGGCCGAGACTCACTGGATGCACATGTCGGTGAACGCCTTCGTGAGCCTTGCGGTCGCCTTCGGCTACGCCGCCCTGGTGATGCTGATCTGCAAGGCGCCCTGGCTGAAGCTTGTGCGGGCGCCCTTCGCAGCGGCGGGACGCATGGGTTTCACCAATTACCTCACCCAGACCTTCATTATGGTCACGCTATCGACGGGTGTGTTCGGTGCCGCCTTGTGGGGCGAGATCGAGCGCGTCCAGCAGGTCCAGCTCGTCCTCGCCGTCTGGGTGGTGCAGCTCATCGTCTCTGTCCTGTGGCTGCAGGTGTTCCGCTACGGACCGTTCGAGTGGCTTTGGCGGGCGCTGACCTATGGCAAGCTGCATCCGATCCTGAAGGAGCGCGCCGCGGCGTGAGCCAGTCGGTGCGTGACGGCGATCTGATCGCGGTCTATGGCCTGCTGCGGGCCGGCCAGAGCGGGTTTGCCCGCTTTGGCCTCGCCGGCGCGTTCGAGGCGCGCGGGCCGTGCCGGATCCCCGGCCTGCTCTATGATCTGGGCGATTATCCCGGCCTTGTCGGCGGGCCGGGCCAGGTGCGCGGCGAGTTGTTCGCCGTGCGTAATGCGCTGGTGATGCCGCGCCTGGATGCGTTTGAGGATTACTGGCCGGGCGACAAGTCGCGCACCCGCTATGAGCGCCGCCGGCTCACACTGGCGCAGCCTGAGGGGCTGGAGGCCTGGGTGTATGTCTGGGTCTGTCCGCTCACCGGTGCGCGGGCCATCCCGAGCGGGGACTGGCTGGCGCGTTAGCAGCCCGGCTCAGACAGCATCGGGCTGAAGCGCCGGGTCGGCAGCGGCCAGCTCGGGCAGGGCGCGTGCGGCGACGTCGGCGGCGACGAGGCGCGGGAAGGGCGACAATTCTACGCCGAAACGGCGCGCATTGAACATTTGCGGCAACAGATAGATTTCCGCCAGCGACGGCCCGCTGCCGAAGATGAACCCGCCTTGCCCACCTGCGTCAGCGGCCAGCGCTTCCAGGGCCGTGAACCCGGTCTCGATCCAGTGGCGCGCCCAGGCGGTGGCCCCGTCCTGATCCGCGCCATGGTCTGCGCGCAGCTTTTTCATCACCCGCAGATTCTGGATCGGGTGGATGTCGCAGCCAATGGCTGCCGCGAAGGCGCGCACCCGCGCCCGCTCATGCGGATCGGCAGGCAGGAGCGGGCGCTCGGGCCAGGTCTCCTCGATCCATTCGATGATCGCCGGGCTCTGGGTGAGGATGCGCCCGTCCGCCTCCAGCGCGGGGACCAGGCCTTGGGGGTTGCGCGCCAGATAGTCGGCCGCGCGCTGGCCGCCATCGACCAGATTGACCGGCACAGTCTCGTACTTCAGCCCTTTCCAGTTCAGCGCCAGACGCACGCGATAGGTGGTGCCGGAGCGGAAATAGCCGTGGAGAACGAGCTTCATGACGGGCGCTCCTGCGCGTGCGGGGGTGAAATTAGTTGCAAATGATACTATTCTGTCCGAAGAACGATGCACGCGCCGGCGGGCCGATATCAAGCCCCCGTGCGGCGTCCCCCACAGATAATGAAGGAGCCCCGCCATGGCCGATCTGTTCGAGAACCCGCTGGGAACCGATGGTTTCGAGTTCGTCGAGTTCACCAGCCCGCAGCCAGAAAAGCTGGAGGCGCTCTTCACCACGCTGGGCTTCACCGCCGTGGCCAAACACAAGACCCGCGACATCACACGCTGGGCCCAGGGCGACATCACTTTCCTGGTCAATCGCGAAGCGACCGGCCAGGCGGCCGATTTCCGCGCCGCCCACGGCCCCAGCGCCAACGCCATGGCGTTCCGCGTGAAAGACGTGCGCAAGGCCTATGGCGAGGCCATCGCGCGCGGCGCCGAGCCCTATGGCGAGGGCGTGTGGGCCGATGACAGCCTGGCGCCGGCCCTGCGCGGCATTGGCGGTTCGGTGCTGTATCTGGTCGATCGTTACGGCGAGAGCACGATCTATGACGAGGCGTTCGAGCCCCTGCCGGGCGCGGGCGACACCAAAGGCGTCAATCTCGAAACGCTCGATCACCTGACCCACAACGTGCTCAACGGCAATATGAACACCTGGGCCGGCTTTTATGAGCGCGTCTTCAACTTCCGTGAAATTCGCTATTTCGACATCAAGGGCCAGCACACCGGCCTGCTGTCGCGGGCGATGACGGGAGCGTGCGGCAAGCTGCGCATCCCGCTCAACGAAAGCTCTGACGATCAGTCGCAAATCTCCGAATACCTGCGCGAATACAACGGCGAAGGCATTCAGCACATCGCCCTGACCACGCCGGATATCTACGCCACGGTGGAAAAGCTGCGCGCCGCGGGACTGGAGTTCCAGTCCACGCCCCAGACCTATTACGAGCTGGTGGACGAACGCGTGCCGGGTCATGGCGAGGACCTCGCGCGGCTGAAAGCCAACAATATCCTGGTGGATGGCGACCCGGAGAAGGGCGACGGGCTGCTGTTGCAGATCTTCACCACCACGAATATCGGCCCGATCTTCTTCGAGATCATCCAGCGCAAGGGCAATGAGGGCTTCGGCGAGGGCAATTTCAAAGCCCTGTTTGAATCCATCGAGCTTGATCAGATCCGGCGCGGCGTGATCAAGACCGCCGCGGCCAGCTAGACCTATGGACGACACGCCGTCCCGAATACGCCGCGAAGGCGCAACCATGCGCCTTCGCGACTATCTGCCCTACCGGCTCTCGGTGGTCTCGAACAAGGCGTCGGGCCTGATCGCCCGCGCCTATCAGGCCCGGTTCGGGCTGACCATCTGGGAATGGCGGGTCATCGCGGTGCTGGGCGAGGGCGCCCCGCTGACCGCCCAGGCGGTGTGCGAAGCGACCGCCATGGACAAGGTGACGGTCAGCCGCGCCATCCGCGCACTGGACGCGCGCCGCCTAGTCAAGCGCACGCAGAGCCCGGCCGACAGGCGCGCCAGCGATGTCAC
The window above is part of the Hyphomonadaceae bacterium ML37 genome. Proteins encoded here:
- a CDS encoding quinone-dependent dihydroorotate dehydrogenase, whose translation is MIADAAARLMTLLPPEQAHRAALNALIQGLGPQVRTPADPVLATAIAGMELAHPVGLAAGFDKNAEAPDALLDAGFAFVEVGGVTPRPQAGNPAPRLFRLREDKAVINRMGFNNEGLDAVKARLEARQGEPGVVGVNLGANKDSEDRAADYAILLKSLSGLADFFTLNISSPNTPGLRNLQGAQALDELMKRVNDTRWTEPVFVKVAPDLEPADIDVIAQAALRHRVSGLIVSNTTLARPDTLKSRHRSETGGLSGAPVRARSTELVRAFYQRVGGELPIIGVGGIDSAQAAYEKIRAGASAVQLYTALIYQGPGLAVRIRDGLAALLKRDGYARLSDAVGVEA
- a CDS encoding DUF952 domain-containing protein, giving the protein MNTLEIYRIADPAALAAASVSGAYEGEAHDRADGFIHCSGLDQLAGTLETHYAGANRLAVAVIDAGALGDTLKWEASRGGELFPHIYGPLPFSAVRAVHLITRTDDGWRLPQELCP
- a CDS encoding helix-turn-helix transcriptional regulator, encoding MLTHAQIWRGVDRLAQRAGLSASGLARQAGLDPTTFNPSKRISADGAKPRWPSTESIAKALEASRIGFEDFAALATGAASGRSVPLIGFAQAGSHGYFDDAGFPAGTGWEEVRFPGVDDEDAYALEISGDSMAPVYREGDRIVVAPHAPPRRGDRVVVKTRAGEVMAKELGRVTNQSVELISLNPAYDNRLLNPSDIVWMARIVWASQ
- a CDS encoding helix-turn-helix transcriptional regulator; this encodes MGKGANRISNTIREQRFHAGEMTQAQLAEAVGITRQTVIAMEQGRYSPSLEVAFRVARTFGKPLEDVFQYAD
- the msrB gene encoding peptide-methionine (R)-S-oxide reductase MsrB, encoding MTLTTRRVFLGAALAIAAAGPALARTRFDESDLFAHPGIVPWGEEAEDFSALTEDDWRARLTPDQFRILRQEGTERAGSSPLDDETREGIFVCAGCALPLFSSRTKYDSRTGWPSFWAPLENAVNTKPDRRLWTPRTEYHCARCGGHQGHVFDDGPRPTGQRWCNNGLALNFVARPQGA
- a CDS encoding DUF418 domain-containing protein, translated to MNAHTAPVAAKDRFESLDVLRGIAVLGILMVNVQAFMMYFGAYPYPPAHMDVTGANATAWLVSHVFFELKFVTLFSAMFGAGIMLMVGDSPDASRKIHFSRMRWLLVIGLIHGFVFWFGDILTPYAVFGMIAVLFRKMSVTKLLLWGGLLVLVGTLLMVGNYWSMSALPGGLEPSPFGVVPDADTFAMFSQAYQGGFLDSRIVNAIGNAVGLISQVTFFGPRILGMMLIGMALYKSGFLLARWAAPVYGGIALVCLGAGLPALWYVAAPVAAAGFPAETHWMHMSVNAFVSLAVAFGYAALVMLICKAPWLKLVRAPFAAAGRMGFTNYLTQTFIMVTLSTGVFGAALWGEIERVQQVQLVLAVWVVQLIVSVLWLQVFRYGPFEWLWRALTYGKLHPILKERAAA
- a CDS encoding gamma-glutamylcyclotransferase encodes the protein MSQSVRDGDLIAVYGLLRAGQSGFARFGLAGAFEARGPCRIPGLLYDLGDYPGLVGGPGQVRGELFAVRNALVMPRLDAFEDYWPGDKSRTRYERRRLTLAQPEGLEAWVYVWVCPLTGARAIPSGDWLAR
- the maiA gene encoding maleylacetoacetate isomerase — protein: MKLVLHGYFRSGTTYRVRLALNWKGLKYETVPVNLVDGGQRAADYLARNPQGLVPALEADGRILTQSPAIIEWIEETWPERPLLPADPHERARVRAFAAAIGCDIHPIQNLRVMKKLRADHGADQDGATAWARHWIETGFTALEALAADAGGQGGFIFGSGPSLAEIYLLPQMFNARRFGVELSPFPRLVAADVAARALPELAAADPALQPDAV
- the hppD gene encoding 4-hydroxyphenylpyruvate dioxygenase is translated as MADLFENPLGTDGFEFVEFTSPQPEKLEALFTTLGFTAVAKHKTRDITRWAQGDITFLVNREATGQAADFRAAHGPSANAMAFRVKDVRKAYGEAIARGAEPYGEGVWADDSLAPALRGIGGSVLYLVDRYGESTIYDEAFEPLPGAGDTKGVNLETLDHLTHNVLNGNMNTWAGFYERVFNFREIRYFDIKGQHTGLLSRAMTGACGKLRIPLNESSDDQSQISEYLREYNGEGIQHIALTTPDIYATVEKLRAAGLEFQSTPQTYYELVDERVPGHGEDLARLKANNILVDGDPEKGDGLLLQIFTTTNIGPIFFEIIQRKGNEGFGEGNFKALFESIELDQIRRGVIKTAAAS
- a CDS encoding MarR family winged helix-turn-helix transcriptional regulator — its product is MRLRDYLPYRLSVVSNKASGLIARAYQARFGLTIWEWRVIAVLGEGAPLTAQAVCEATAMDKVTVSRAIRALDARRLVKRTQSPADRRASDVTLTPDGQAIYLEIAPLALHYEAALLEGFSDEERAQLGTLLDKLEARLIGLTETVSVTL